Proteins found in one Bremerella volcania genomic segment:
- a CDS encoding DUF721 domain-containing protein, translating into MSQRQPGKVQSIKGTLAQLMVQKGYAQVQTADATQKAWDLAAGERLAEHSVAGNVQRGTLLVMVANSTISQMISFQKLKILKSLQEQLPDHGITDLKIKVGRID; encoded by the coding sequence ATGAGCCAGCGTCAGCCCGGCAAAGTGCAATCGATCAAGGGAACCTTGGCCCAGTTGATGGTCCAGAAGGGTTACGCCCAGGTTCAGACGGCCGATGCGACGCAAAAGGCCTGGGACTTGGCCGCCGGCGAGCGCCTGGCCGAGCACAGCGTGGCCGGCAACGTGCAGCGAGGCACCTTGCTGGTGATGGTCGCCAACTCGACGATCAGCCAGATGATCAGTTTCCAGAAGCTGAAGATCTTGAAGTCATTGCAAGAGCAGCTGCCCGATCATGGGATTACCGATTTGAAAATTAAGGTGGGACGGATTGATTGA
- a CDS encoding nucleotidyltransferase domain-containing protein: MIDVSDPDPIQTLANALGEDWPAIQDAKFAGFIQIDKLSRLVAKTKPPTNTSVVAFGSIARKEWTSKSDVDWTFIVDGPSGVDHFPAMEDVRKVLKDFKGPGPTETFGTLTSSHPLVHEIGGNNDTNQNMTRRLLLLLESEPLSGKTTHSRLCRAILERYIVCDSPVSNALEYRIPRFLLNDVVRLWRTFAVDYATKKWERSNEGWALRNIKLRMSRKLLFAKGMLLCFACEKTFAGSPSTSSLDEINLELLSYCYELSRVPPLAFLASALHNLAPKPLASRILRSYDQFIELLNNEDRRNHLEGLSFDNSEDDVFQHERNNSREFRDGLLEFFFDSDQRLAHLTRRYGVF, from the coding sequence ATGATCGACGTTTCTGATCCAGATCCGATTCAGACGCTTGCCAACGCGTTAGGCGAAGATTGGCCAGCAATTCAAGATGCGAAATTTGCGGGCTTCATTCAAATTGACAAATTGTCTCGCTTAGTTGCCAAAACGAAACCTCCTACGAATACGTCCGTCGTGGCGTTTGGCTCAATCGCGAGAAAGGAGTGGACATCCAAGAGTGACGTAGATTGGACGTTTATCGTTGATGGTCCGTCGGGTGTGGATCATTTTCCAGCAATGGAAGATGTTCGGAAGGTTCTCAAAGATTTTAAGGGTCCTGGTCCAACCGAGACGTTTGGAACTTTGACTAGCAGCCACCCCCTAGTCCACGAAATAGGTGGGAATAACGATACGAATCAGAACATGACGCGGCGATTGCTGCTATTACTTGAATCTGAGCCATTGAGCGGAAAGACAACTCATTCCAGACTCTGTCGCGCTATTCTGGAGCGCTATATTGTGTGTGATTCACCTGTTTCCAATGCGCTAGAGTATAGAATTCCCAGATTCCTCTTGAACGATGTTGTTCGTTTATGGCGAACGTTTGCTGTTGATTACGCCACGAAAAAGTGGGAACGATCAAACGAGGGTTGGGCGCTCCGAAATATTAAGCTGCGGATGTCCAGAAAGCTTCTATTTGCGAAAGGAATGTTACTCTGTTTTGCTTGTGAAAAAACATTTGCAGGTTCTCCATCAACGAGCAGTTTGGATGAGATCAATTTAGAGTTACTCAGTTACTGCTACGAGTTGTCTCGTGTTCCACCGTTGGCCTTTCTTGCTTCAGCGTTGCATAATTTGGCGCCAAAACCATTGGCAAGTCGAATCCTACGATCGTATGATCAATTTATTGAGTTGTTGAACAATGAGGATCGGAGAAACCATCTGGAAGGACTTTCTTTCGACAATTCAGAAGATGACGTATTTCAACATGAAAGAAATAATAGTCGAGAATTTCGAGATGGATTACTCGAATTCTTTTTCGATAGCGATCAAAGACTGGCTCATTTGACCCGAAGATATGGAGTATTTTAA
- a CDS encoding PAS domain-containing hybrid sensor histidine kinase/response regulator yields MNFFLNLFDTSDFPQRWYCGEWSAGHGWLHILSDVGIWAAYFAIPGLLAYFLSQRKDIPFRRVFLLFVAFIMLCGLTHLMDAIIFWWPAYRLSGLLKLSTAIVSWGTVVALIYHIPEVLRLRSPEELEREIEARKQAEQALRESNDILEQRVQERVAQLDRANAEIKERDARWRRFVSSNIIGVGLADADGSWLEVNGELLRMLRCSDEEWQKEGLRWYDMTPPEYLPRDVEGIETADKEGACPAYEKEYIAKDGTRVPITLGYTPVEDRPGQYICFVLDQSRLKETEQALKQSQAEFFQLADAIPQMAWMTRADGYVDWFNHRWYEYTGLSQETCLGWNWKECIEPEDLPQVQAAWEKSIATGQRLDIVAQIRGADGVVRPFLTRALPLKNEDGQIVRWFGTNTDISEQQQIQEELRTVAAQLSDADRKKDEFLATLAHELRNPLAPIRMGLELMKMAGDDPELLDETRETMERQTKQLITLVDDLLDVSRVTRGKLNLRKADVKISDVIQSAVETAQPLIEDSEHTLEVVIDSDITIHADPHRLAQVVSNLLNNAAKYTPDGGKITLWVEQPSANQVAIHVRDTGIGIPADMIDCIFTIFTQVDRSMERSFAGLGIGLTLVKSLVEMHGGTISVTSQGQGQGSEFTATLPVREEDQPTQNQDLPIESFSLKKGKHKVLVVDDNKAAAEMLSKVVKMLGNTVETAEDGQQAIEVAQRFRPEIILMDLGMPKMNGYEAARHIRQQDWGKDVLLIALTGWGQQEDRDRTKDAGFDHHLVKPAEPSELQRIINQGRQT; encoded by the coding sequence ATGAACTTTTTCTTGAACCTATTCGACACGTCTGACTTTCCCCAGCGTTGGTATTGTGGGGAGTGGTCCGCCGGGCATGGCTGGCTCCATATCCTCTCGGACGTTGGTATCTGGGCCGCCTACTTTGCGATTCCCGGCCTGCTCGCATACTTCCTTTCGCAGCGGAAAGACATCCCGTTCCGGCGTGTTTTTCTCCTGTTTGTGGCGTTCATCATGCTGTGCGGGCTGACCCACCTGATGGATGCCATCATTTTCTGGTGGCCTGCATATCGTCTGTCCGGCCTTTTGAAATTGTCCACGGCGATCGTTTCGTGGGGGACCGTCGTGGCGCTGATCTACCACATTCCCGAGGTCCTTCGGCTGCGCAGCCCGGAAGAACTCGAACGCGAGATTGAAGCGCGCAAGCAGGCCGAACAAGCCCTGCGCGAGTCGAACGATATTCTCGAACAGCGCGTTCAGGAACGCGTCGCACAGCTTGATAGAGCCAACGCGGAAATCAAAGAACGGGATGCGCGTTGGCGAAGATTCGTCAGTTCCAACATCATCGGCGTCGGTCTGGCCGATGCCGACGGGAGTTGGTTGGAAGTCAACGGCGAGCTGCTCCGCATGCTTCGCTGCTCGGACGAAGAGTGGCAAAAGGAAGGTCTTCGCTGGTACGACATGACCCCGCCGGAATACTTGCCGAGGGACGTCGAAGGGATCGAAACGGCCGACAAGGAAGGTGCCTGCCCTGCCTACGAGAAGGAGTATATCGCCAAGGATGGAACCCGCGTGCCGATTACGCTGGGATATACGCCGGTCGAGGATCGTCCCGGGCAATACATCTGCTTCGTGCTCGATCAGTCGCGACTCAAGGAAACCGAGCAAGCCCTCAAGCAGAGCCAGGCCGAGTTCTTCCAATTGGCCGATGCGATTCCGCAAATGGCCTGGATGACCCGTGCCGACGGCTACGTCGATTGGTTCAACCATCGTTGGTACGAGTACACCGGTCTTTCCCAAGAGACTTGTCTCGGTTGGAACTGGAAAGAGTGCATCGAACCTGAAGACCTTCCCCAGGTACAAGCGGCATGGGAAAAGAGTATCGCGACCGGCCAGCGGCTCGATATCGTCGCCCAAATTCGAGGCGCGGACGGAGTCGTACGTCCCTTCCTGACCCGGGCCCTTCCCTTGAAGAATGAAGATGGCCAGATCGTGCGCTGGTTTGGAACCAACACCGATATCAGCGAGCAGCAACAGATTCAGGAAGAACTACGAACCGTCGCCGCGCAGCTTTCGGATGCCGACCGGAAGAAGGACGAGTTTCTGGCGACCCTGGCTCACGAACTACGCAACCCATTGGCTCCGATCCGCATGGGTTTGGAACTGATGAAGATGGCCGGCGATGATCCGGAACTGTTGGACGAAACCCGCGAGACGATGGAGCGGCAAACCAAGCAGTTGATCACGCTGGTCGATGACCTGCTGGACGTCTCTCGAGTGACGCGCGGCAAGCTCAATCTCCGCAAGGCGGACGTGAAGATATCCGACGTCATCCAGAGTGCGGTCGAAACGGCGCAGCCGTTGATCGAAGACTCGGAGCATACGCTTGAGGTGGTCATCGACAGCGACATCACGATCCACGCCGATCCGCATCGGCTCGCCCAGGTTGTCTCCAACCTTTTGAATAACGCCGCCAAGTATACGCCGGACGGCGGAAAGATCACGCTTTGGGTCGAGCAGCCCAGTGCCAACCAAGTCGCCATCCATGTCCGGGACACCGGCATTGGGATACCGGCCGACATGATCGATTGCATTTTCACGATCTTTACCCAAGTCGATCGATCGATGGAACGTAGCTTCGCAGGCCTCGGCATCGGGCTGACGCTGGTCAAATCACTGGTCGAGATGCACGGAGGAACGATCTCGGTCACCAGCCAGGGGCAAGGCCAAGGAAGCGAGTTCACCGCGACCTTACCGGTACGCGAGGAAGACCAGCCGACTCAGAACCAGGATCTACCGATCGAAAGTTTCTCGCTCAAGAAAGGGAAGCACAAGGTCCTGGTGGTCGACGACAACAAGGCCGCCGCCGAGATGCTTAGCAAGGTGGTCAAGATGCTGGGCAACACGGTCGAGACCGCCGAGGATGGACAACAGGCGATTGAAGTCGCCCAGCGATTCCGGCCAGAAATCATCCTGATGGATCTCGGCATGCCCAAGATGAATGGCTACGAAGCGGCCCGCCATATCCGCCAGCAAGACTGGGGAAAAGACGTCCTGCTGATCGCGCTGACCGGGTGGGGCCAGCAGGAAGATCGCGACCGGACCAAGGATGCTGGCTTCGATCATCACCTGGTCAAACCGGCCGAGCCGTCCGAACTGCAGCGGATCATCAACCAAGGTCGGCAAACTTGA
- a CDS encoding DnaA/Hda family protein has protein sequence MAGPENRMIQSAVEALKHDASQFSPMVIYGPSGSGKSHLLQGLTGVLVEKEPDLKVLSVTGSDFAREYGNALRQETASTTRTEFFGTDVLVIEDLHELLHFPSMQQVLLHLLDELERRGAAVLVSCRENPIGMEGFSTELRSRLSAGLLVPVVLPEQGTREVLIQGIATRHNRQITKMAAQKLAAAFPHGLLQLSGIVNRLIAQSQPNQIIDTAVVDSLLESEHNTAKVSLRNIASMTAKYFRVKVADMKGSSRRQSIVQARSVAMLLARQLTEESLKAVGKHFGGRDHTTVMHAVSSMEAKLKKDVALREAVLELRESILQRSAA, from the coding sequence GTGGCAGGGCCGGAAAACCGCATGATTCAATCGGCGGTCGAAGCACTGAAGCACGACGCTTCGCAGTTCTCGCCGATGGTCATCTACGGCCCCAGTGGTTCCGGCAAGTCGCATTTGCTGCAAGGACTCACCGGCGTGCTGGTCGAGAAAGAGCCTGACCTGAAGGTTCTGTCGGTAACCGGAAGCGATTTTGCCCGCGAGTACGGCAACGCGCTGCGTCAAGAAACGGCCAGCACCACGCGCACCGAGTTCTTCGGGACCGACGTCCTGGTGATCGAAGACCTGCACGAGCTGTTGCACTTTCCGTCGATGCAGCAGGTATTGCTGCACCTTCTCGACGAGCTGGAACGCCGCGGCGCCGCGGTCTTGGTTTCGTGCCGCGAGAATCCAATTGGCATGGAAGGGTTTTCGACCGAACTTCGCAGCCGTTTGTCGGCCGGTCTTTTGGTTCCGGTGGTTCTGCCAGAGCAGGGGACCCGCGAGGTGCTCATCCAGGGAATCGCCACGCGGCACAATCGTCAGATCACCAAGATGGCCGCCCAAAAGCTGGCCGCGGCCTTTCCGCACGGGCTGCTTCAGCTCAGCGGAATCGTGAATCGGCTGATCGCCCAATCGCAGCCCAACCAAATCATCGATACGGCAGTCGTCGACTCGCTGTTGGAAAGCGAGCACAACACGGCCAAGGTCAGTCTTCGTAACATCGCCAGCATGACGGCCAAGTACTTCCGCGTGAAGGTCGCCGACATGAAGGGGAGTTCGCGACGGCAAAGTATCGTTCAGGCCCGCAGCGTCGCCATGCTGCTGGCTCGGCAACTCACCGAAGAAAGCCTTAAAGCGGTCGGCAAACATTTCGGCGGCCGCGATCACACCACCGTCATGCACGCGGTGAGCAGTATGGAAGCCAAACTTAAAAAGGATGTTGCCTTGAGAGAAGCCGTGCTGGAACTGCGAGAGAGCATCTTGCAGCGCAGTGCGGCGTGA
- a CDS encoding sugar phosphate isomerase/epimerase family protein: MRRIGFSTGALAKGDFREGIRLQRDIADAIELSALREDELDPLVSAIEELDLTSFHYISFHAPSQLQKWTERELVERLVKLPFKISSVIVHPNIISDFEVWNRLGSRLAIENMDQRYLVGRTSRELENFFDRLSEAKFCLDIGHARQVDPTMSVAAQLLMKYGDRLSEIHISEVDADSHHCAISTIACQAFQRILSHIDQMVPAIIESVVDPGAIDDEFQMARRCFCELNYRHVTPNSASAPVY; encoded by the coding sequence ATGCGTCGAATAGGATTTTCGACCGGAGCACTTGCTAAAGGTGACTTTCGCGAAGGGATTCGCTTGCAACGTGACATAGCTGATGCGATCGAATTATCGGCACTTCGAGAAGACGAACTAGATCCTCTTGTTTCAGCAATCGAGGAACTTGATCTAACTTCTTTCCACTACATATCCTTCCACGCTCCTAGTCAGTTGCAGAAATGGACGGAACGTGAATTGGTCGAACGACTAGTCAAATTGCCATTTAAGATTTCTTCGGTCATTGTTCACCCTAACATCATCAGCGACTTTGAAGTTTGGAATAGATTGGGAAGTCGGCTCGCAATTGAAAACATGGACCAAAGATATTTAGTGGGTCGAACTAGCCGCGAATTAGAAAATTTCTTTGATAGGCTTTCCGAAGCTAAATTCTGTCTCGATATTGGGCATGCACGACAAGTTGATCCCACAATGAGCGTTGCCGCTCAGTTATTGATGAAATATGGCGACCGGCTTTCTGAGATCCACATAAGTGAAGTGGATGCCGACAGTCACCACTGTGCAATTAGCACGATCGCATGCCAAGCGTTTCAACGGATATTGTCTCATATCGATCAAATGGTGCCTGCGATCATTGAATCGGTTGTCGATCCCGGAGCTATCGATGACGAATTTCAAATGGCGAGAAGATGTTTCTGTGAATTGAATTACAGGCATGTGACTCCCAATTCCGCGTCTGCGCCAGTGTATTGA
- a CDS encoding DNA gyrase subunit B: MTEPNEPQDQPTGDIENKEAAQQAQQAKAKSEYGASDLEHLSDLEHVRERPSMYIGDRSTRGFHHLVYEVVDNSIDEAMAEFASSVIVTVHNDNSVTVEDDGRGIPVDRHPQLSEQVGRDVSTLEGVMTVLKFGGKFSKGAYQTSGGLHGVGVTVVNFLSEWCEVEVYRDGFVWQQEYERGVPQGPVQKGQPTKKRGTKTTFKPDSQIFNVSKFNHDTLAKRLQELAFLNKGVKIIFIDDRTQEKDEFLYEQGIIEYVAHLNRATNALHPDVIFLSGITEGVGYEIALQYSEEYTENLHSYVNNINTHEGGTHVSGFKTALTRTLNNYAKKENMIKDLALSGDDFREGLTAIISTRVPEPQFEGQTKTKLGNSEVESYINSAFGEFMTKYLEENPKVAKIIIRKALLAGQAREAARKARDLLRNRKDALSGGGLPGKLRDCISKEMEKCELYLVEGDSAGGSAEGGRLRDFQAILPLRGKIINSYKAREDKVLANEEVRSMIQAIGVGIGQDQDINKRRYNKVVIMTDADVDGSHIRTLLLSFFYRQMNELVAGGHVYVAQPPLFRVVHKKNVWYVQTEEEMKNQLLDNGLADCAFVDENGDVIEGEKMEKLCRALAPLEEAIVALERRGIGLKIHAVRQDPVSQKLPVFHLVMGREEHWFPTKKELDAFLSERGLDAEPDTKIPDEGEVVDGKVIDGEASTNGQPKEEESKIEAPHIAELHEVRTINIKLGELAELGFDIQALIPQERTGCTDSRYKLRRGETETGLEDLRGLLAAVRSAGERGLQVTRFKGLGEMNAEELRETTLDPQNRTLMQVTMSDASAADDMFRILMGDKVEPRREFIEKHALEVRNLDV; this comes from the coding sequence ATGACCGAACCGAACGAACCTCAAGATCAACCGACTGGGGACATTGAAAACAAAGAAGCCGCGCAGCAGGCCCAACAGGCCAAGGCCAAATCGGAATATGGCGCGAGCGATCTCGAACATCTCTCCGACCTGGAACACGTCCGCGAACGTCCCAGTATGTACATCGGCGACCGCTCGACGCGTGGGTTCCATCACCTGGTGTACGAAGTGGTCGACAACTCGATTGACGAAGCCATGGCCGAGTTCGCTTCGAGCGTGATCGTGACGGTTCACAATGACAACTCCGTTACGGTGGAAGACGACGGCCGTGGTATTCCGGTCGACCGTCACCCGCAGCTTTCCGAACAAGTCGGCCGCGACGTCTCGACCCTGGAAGGGGTGATGACGGTGCTGAAGTTCGGCGGCAAGTTCAGCAAAGGGGCCTACCAAACCTCCGGCGGTCTGCACGGCGTGGGTGTGACCGTGGTGAATTTCCTGTCGGAGTGGTGCGAAGTCGAAGTCTACCGCGACGGCTTCGTCTGGCAGCAGGAATACGAACGGGGCGTTCCGCAGGGACCGGTTCAGAAAGGGCAACCGACCAAGAAGCGTGGCACCAAGACCACCTTCAAGCCGGACAGCCAGATCTTCAACGTCAGCAAGTTCAATCACGATACCCTGGCCAAGCGTCTGCAGGAACTCGCCTTCTTGAACAAAGGGGTGAAGATCATCTTCATCGATGACCGTACCCAAGAGAAAGACGAGTTCCTCTACGAACAGGGCATCATCGAATACGTCGCGCACCTCAACCGCGCAACCAACGCGCTGCATCCCGACGTGATCTTTTTGAGCGGCATCACGGAAGGGGTCGGCTACGAAATCGCCCTGCAGTACAGCGAAGAGTACACCGAGAACCTCCATTCTTACGTGAACAACATCAACACGCACGAAGGAGGAACGCACGTCTCCGGGTTCAAGACGGCCCTCACGCGTACGCTGAACAACTACGCCAAGAAGGAAAACATGATCAAGGACCTCGCGCTCTCCGGAGACGACTTCCGCGAAGGCTTGACGGCGATCATCAGTACCCGCGTGCCAGAGCCGCAGTTTGAAGGGCAAACCAAGACCAAGCTGGGCAACAGCGAAGTCGAAAGCTACATCAACTCAGCCTTCGGCGAGTTCATGACCAAGTACCTGGAAGAGAATCCCAAGGTCGCCAAGATCATCATCCGCAAGGCACTGCTCGCCGGTCAGGCCCGCGAAGCGGCTCGTAAGGCTCGCGATCTGCTGCGAAACCGAAAGGATGCCCTTAGCGGCGGCGGTTTGCCTGGCAAGCTGCGGGACTGCATCAGCAAAGAGATGGAGAAGTGCGAACTGTACCTGGTGGAAGGTGACTCGGCCGGTGGTTCGGCCGAAGGGGGACGCCTGCGAGATTTTCAGGCCATCTTGCCGCTGCGAGGTAAGATCATCAACAGCTACAAGGCTCGCGAAGACAAGGTGCTGGCCAACGAAGAAGTCCGCAGCATGATCCAGGCCATCGGCGTGGGGATTGGCCAGGACCAGGACATCAACAAGCGTCGGTATAACAAGGTCGTGATCATGACCGACGCCGACGTCGACGGTTCGCACATTCGCACGCTGCTTTTGTCGTTCTTCTATCGCCAGATGAACGAACTGGTGGCCGGCGGTCACGTCTATGTCGCCCAGCCGCCGCTGTTTCGCGTGGTGCACAAAAAGAACGTCTGGTACGTCCAGACCGAAGAAGAGATGAAGAACCAGCTACTCGACAACGGGCTGGCCGACTGTGCTTTCGTCGACGAGAACGGCGACGTGATCGAAGGCGAAAAGATGGAAAAGCTATGCCGCGCACTCGCTCCGCTGGAAGAAGCGATCGTCGCTTTGGAACGCCGCGGCATCGGGCTGAAGATTCACGCCGTGCGTCAAGACCCAGTCAGTCAGAAGCTGCCGGTCTTCCACCTGGTGATGGGTCGCGAAGAACATTGGTTCCCGACCAAGAAGGAACTCGATGCGTTCCTCAGCGAACGCGGACTCGATGCCGAGCCAGACACCAAGATTCCCGACGAAGGGGAAGTGGTCGACGGCAAGGTCATCGACGGCGAAGCTTCGACCAACGGTCAGCCGAAGGAAGAAGAATCGAAAATCGAAGCCCCGCACATTGCCGAACTGCACGAAGTGCGAACGATCAACATCAAGTTGGGCGAGCTCGCCGAACTCGGTTTCGATATCCAGGCACTGATCCCGCAAGAACGGACCGGCTGTACCGATTCTCGTTACAAGCTGCGTCGCGGCGAAACCGAAACAGGCCTGGAAGATCTGCGTGGTCTTCTGGCCGCGGTTCGATCGGCCGGCGAACGCGGCCTGCAGGTAACTCGCTTTAAAGGTCTGGGTGAAATGAACGCGGAAGAACTTCGCGAAACGACCCTCGACCCGCAAAATCGAACGCTAATGCAGGTCACCATGAGCGACGCCTCGGCCGCCGACGACATGTTCCGCATCTTGATGGGGGACAAGGTCGAACCCCGCCGCGAGTTCATCGAGAAGCACGCGTTGGAAGTGCGGAATTTGGACGTGTAA
- a CDS encoding nucleoside hydrolase, which produces MESDCDDAACLAMLHALADRGEIELLGTMISAKFPWSGPCADAINTYYGRPDLPIGVPKGKAGIQQGSKYAEQVAKQFPHDCPLYDDAPDATRLYRQLLAAQPDGSVTILTVGDLTNLRYLIESEADEISPLTGQQLVKKKVAHWVCMGSRYPADLDPGKWGNFKPDAESTVKAIEAWPTKITFTGGGKFAELISTGKRLKELPQDNPVRRVYELYFGGNVKDRHSADQIAVMVAARGTGHPWKLVTQGHNHIFPNGTHQWEVETDNPRHQYISALADGVDPQEVIDSFNELMLHQPK; this is translated from the coding sequence ATGGAAAGTGATTGCGACGACGCGGCTTGTTTGGCCATGCTGCATGCGCTGGCGGATCGTGGCGAGATCGAACTTTTAGGGACGATGATCTCGGCCAAGTTTCCCTGGTCGGGTCCGTGTGCCGATGCCATCAATACGTATTACGGTCGACCAGATCTGCCGATTGGCGTGCCCAAAGGGAAGGCTGGCATTCAGCAGGGTTCGAAATACGCCGAGCAAGTCGCGAAGCAGTTTCCGCACGACTGTCCCCTGTACGACGATGCCCCGGATGCGACCCGGCTGTATCGCCAGCTTTTGGCGGCTCAGCCAGATGGAAGTGTGACGATTCTGACCGTGGGAGATTTAACCAACCTGCGTTATCTGATCGAGTCGGAAGCGGACGAGATCAGTCCGCTCACGGGTCAGCAGTTGGTGAAAAAGAAAGTGGCTCACTGGGTGTGCATGGGAAGCCGTTACCCGGCCGACTTGGATCCCGGCAAGTGGGGCAACTTCAAACCGGATGCCGAGTCGACGGTCAAAGCGATCGAAGCCTGGCCGACGAAGATCACCTTCACCGGAGGAGGCAAGTTCGCCGAGTTGATCTCGACCGGCAAGCGCCTGAAGGAATTGCCCCAAGATAATCCGGTTCGCCGCGTGTACGAACTTTACTTCGGCGGCAACGTGAAAGATCGTCACAGTGCCGATCAAATCGCGGTGATGGTGGCGGCACGCGGAACGGGGCACCCGTGGAAGCTCGTCACCCAGGGGCACAATCATATCTTTCCCAACGGAACGCACCAGTGGGAAGTCGAAACCGATAACCCACGCCATCAATACATCTCAGCACTGGCCGATGGCGTGGATCCGCAGGAAGTGATCGACTCGTTCAACGAGTTGATGTTGCATCAGCCGAAGTAG
- the dnaN gene encoding DNA polymerase III subunit beta: protein MKITFDREKFQTAFQTAAMVAPSRSPKPILQNVKLDATEKATILMATDMEIGVRIEVEGIEVEQAGSIVLPVARFGSILKEVRDERLSVQREESRTVVQAQHSKFTLSSEDPDEFPTVQTFAEGKYHEVSARVLKELIRRTLFATDTESGRYALGGVLLEMGEKSITAVATDGRRLAKMEGPATQVEGHGNTDAMTIIPSRAMQLIERSLTDLEATVQIASRTNDVLVKVGPATIYARLVEGRFPKWRDVLPEKREAAHIEMSVGPAFAALRQAAIVTSDESRGIDFTFGHGSMVLSSNTAEVGDSRVEIPIPYDGENVEITMDHRFVADFYKVLGSESNFTLNIQNAESAALFSTDDNYDYVVMPLARDR, encoded by the coding sequence ATGAAAATCACGTTCGATCGCGAGAAGTTTCAGACGGCATTCCAGACGGCGGCCATGGTGGCACCCAGCCGTAGTCCCAAACCGATCCTGCAAAACGTTAAACTCGACGCTACCGAAAAGGCCACGATACTGATGGCCACCGACATGGAGATCGGCGTTCGCATCGAGGTGGAAGGCATCGAAGTCGAGCAGGCCGGCAGCATCGTTTTGCCAGTTGCCCGGTTCGGCTCTATTTTGAAGGAGGTTCGTGATGAGCGACTCAGCGTGCAACGGGAAGAATCACGAACGGTCGTGCAAGCCCAGCACAGCAAGTTTACCCTGTCGAGCGAAGACCCCGACGAGTTTCCCACCGTGCAAACGTTCGCCGAGGGTAAGTACCATGAAGTATCGGCTCGGGTTCTCAAAGAACTGATTCGCCGAACTCTCTTCGCCACCGATACTGAAAGCGGCCGTTACGCCCTGGGTGGCGTTCTGTTGGAAATGGGCGAAAAGAGCATTACCGCGGTCGCTACCGACGGACGCCGGCTGGCCAAGATGGAAGGACCTGCCACGCAGGTCGAAGGGCACGGCAACACCGACGCGATGACGATCATCCCGTCGCGTGCGATGCAGCTGATCGAGCGCAGCCTGACCGACCTGGAGGCGACCGTGCAGATTGCTTCCCGCACCAACGACGTCCTCGTCAAAGTCGGCCCCGCCACAATTTATGCCCGCCTGGTGGAAGGACGTTTCCCGAAGTGGCGCGACGTGCTTCCCGAAAAGCGTGAAGCGGCTCATATCGAGATGTCGGTGGGGCCTGCGTTCGCCGCCCTGCGTCAGGCAGCCATTGTGACGTCCGACGAAAGCCGTGGGATCGACTTCACTTTCGGTCACGGCTCGATGGTCCTTTCCAGCAATACGGCCGAGGTGGGCGATTCTCGCGTCGAGATTCCGATTCCTTACGACGGCGAGAATGTCGAGATCACGATGGACCACCGCTTCGTGGCCGACTTCTACAAGGTGCTGGGAAGCGAAAGCAACTTCACCCTCAACATCCAGAACGCCGAAAGTGCCGCCCTGTTCAGTACCGACGACAACTACGACTACGTCGTCATGCCGCTGGCCCGCGATCGGTAA